TTCAGGATATTGCTAATTTCAATGCACGTCCTTTTCTGATCGCTATTCCGGGTTTGACGACTGCTCCACCATTTGGAGGAAGCCCACGTACCATAGAAATAAATGTAGATCCTGTAAAACTCCGGGCTCATCATATGTCTCCGGAACAGGTGGTGGAAGCCATAAGCCGTAATAATATTACTTCTCCATCCGGAAATGTGTATATCGGTGAAACCAATTATCTCACACCTACCAATAATACGGTAAAAAAGGTGGAGGAGCTTGGAGATATTCCGCTTTTCAAAGGAACGGCAGACAATGTATATATCCGGGATGTAGCAACGGTAAAAGACGGAGCAGATATTGCCACCGGATATGCATTAATAGACGGCAAGCGTTCGGTTTATATCAATATTGCTAAAGCCAGCAACGCGTCTACCCTGGAAGTAGTCAATAAACTAAAAAAATCCTTACCTAAAATTCAAAGAAATATGCCGGATGATGTCCAGATTTCCTATGAATTTGACCAGTCTGTTTATATTTCAAATGCTTTAAAAAGTCTGGCTGTTGAAGGAGTTCTTGGAGCTTTACTTACTGGTCTTATGGTGATGTTGTTCCTCAATGACCGCAGAGCTGCTCTTATTGTTATCATGACCATTCCTATTTCTATTATTTCTGGGGTATTATTCTTGAAATTATTCGGACAATCCATTAATATCATGTCTTTATCAGGACTCGCACTGGCAATTGGAATTCTGGTAGATGAAAGTACGGTGACTATTGAAAATATCCATCAGCATTTTGCCATGGGTAAAACGCGTGCACAAGCCATATGGGATGCCTGCCAGGAGATTGCCTTTCCTAAATTATTAATTATGCTTTGTATTCTGGCGGTATTCGCGCCAGCCTTTATGATGAGTGGGATTCCGGGATCATTGTTTATGCCTCTGGCTATGGCAATCGGTTTTTCTATGATTGTTTCTTTTGTGCTGTCACAGACTTTTGTTCCGGTAATGGCCAACTGGATGATGAAACATGATCCTAAAACCTGTGAAAATCATAGACCCAACTGGTTTACCAAATTCCGTGACCGCTTCACTGTATTTTTATCTTCACTGATGAAACGTAAGAAGATGATGGTAAGCCTAAGTCTGGCATCTGTGTTATGTCTTGGTACAGGGTTGTATCAGATCACAGGAAAAGATGTACTGCCTGCTGTTAATTCACGACAGTTTCAGGTTCGTATAAAAGCTGCGGAAGGAACCCGTATTGAAGTTACAGAAATAAAGGTCAAAAAGTTTCTGGAACACCTGAAAGGAAAGGTAGGAAAAGACAATATTGCTATTTCTTCAGTCTTTATCGGACAACATCCTTCCACCTTTGCTGTGAGCCCTATCTATCTGTACAATGCAGGGCCACATGAGGCTTTGATACAGGTTGCATTAAAAAAATTCGATGGTAATTCTGATGAACTTAAAGATGAGCTCCGCAAATATTATAAAGAGAAAATGCCGGATCTCCAGATCTCTTTTGAGCCTATTGAACTGACAGAGAAAATTTTGAGTCAGGGCACCAATACCCCAATAGAAATTAGGGTTTCGGGTATGATGAAAAAAATGAACCGTATGTATGCAGAAAAGCTTTTAACCAAGCTGAAAGAAATTGAATATATGCGTGACCAGCAGATTCCTCAGTCTATGAGCTATCCTGCCCTTCAGATCAATATAGACAGAACACGGGCTGCCCAACTGGGACTGGATGCTCAGGATATTGCAAAATCATTGGTAACAGCCACCGCTTCTACCCGATATACCAATAAAAATTTCTGGGTAGGAGGAATGATGGGAATTGCCTATGATGTACAGGTTCAGACTCCTCAAAATATTCTGAACAGCAAAGAGGAACTTGCCAGTCTTCCATTATCTAAAAATTCGGACAGACCTGTTCTAGGAGATGTAGCTACAATTACTCCTTCAAAAGAATTGGGCGAAAGCTATAACCTGGGAACGATGGGGTACACTACCATTACTGCTAATATTCACAAAACTGATCTGGAGCAAGCTTCTAAAGATGTGAAAAAAGCAATTGAATCACTAGGAGAACTTCCCAAAGGAGTTAATATTGAACTTTCAGGAATGTCACCGGTATTGGACGAAACGATGAACAGTCTTTCTTCAGGATTGCTTATTGCTGCAGCAGTTATTTTCCTGATGCTTGCTGCAACTTTTCAGTCTTTCAGAGTGTCTCTGGTTATTCTTACTACCGTTCCGTTCGTGATTGTAGGATCTTTAGCTTTATTAAAAATTACGGGCTCCACCTTAAACCTGCAATCGTATATGGGACTTATTATGTCTGTCGGAGTGTCTATTGCCAATGCTGTTTTATTGATCAGTAATGCAGAGATGATCAGAAAATCGACGGGTAATGCTTCCGAAGCAGGTATTGAAGCTGCCAGACTGCGTATTCGTCCTATTATTATGACCACGCTGGCCATGGCTGCCGGAATGCTTCCTATGGCTATCGGTTTTGGCGAAGGCGGAGATCAGGTATCTCCACTCGGCCGGGCAGTTATCGGAGGACTTATTTTCTCTACATTTTCTGTTCTGGTTATCCTTCCGCTCGTTTTTGGATGGATTCAAAACAACGCAAGCATTATTTCTCCTTCATTAGATCCTGAAGATGAAGAAAGCATTCACTATTCTAATACCCACTCATAATTTTTACATTCAATGAAAAATATTTTATATACAGCCGCAATCTTAAGTTTTCTCGTTATCCCGGTTTCCTGTAATCAGGAAAAAGAGACTCCCAAACCGGAAACTAAACCTATGATGATGAACAGTATGGAAACTGTAATTGTTAAGAAAAGCAACCCTAAAGTTGACCTGAAACTTCCTGGTGAACTCGTTCCGGATCAGGAGACGGCATTATTTGCCAAGGTGCAGAGCTATGTTAAGAAAATCAATGTTGATATTGGTTCTTACGTAAGTGCCGGACAGGTTTTGATGATTCTTGAAGCTCCGGAAATACAATCGCAGGCTGCCAGTGCAAAAGCAAAATGGCAGGCACAGGAAGCCATATACACTTCAACAAAATCTAGCTATGAAAGAATGTACAGAGCCAACGAAACGAGAGGAGCTATTGCAAAAGACGCACTTGATCAGATTACCGCAAGAAAACTGTCTGATCAGGCACAGCTCAACGCTGCAAAGTCGGCCTACCACGAATTGCAGGATATCAACCGCTATCTGGTTATCCGTGCTCCTTTCAGCGGGGTCATTACGGAAAGAAATGTAGATTTAGGTGCTTATGTAGGACCTATGGGTGGAGCTCCGCTTTTGGTAGTTCAGAATACTTCAAAGCTTCGGCTCAGTTTATCCGTTCCTGAAGCCAATGTTCCTTACCTCAGTGTAGGAGATACGGTTTCATTCAGGGTCAATGCTCTTCCTGAAAAGAGTTTTAAAGCAAGGATATCCAGAAAATCAGGTTCTTTAGACTTAAAACTGCGTTCGGAAAAAATAGAAGCCGATTTTATCAATCATTCCAAAGAATTGAAACCTTTCATGATTGCTGAATCCACTATTCCTTTACAGAATAATGAGGCTACATTTTTTATTCCCCGATCTGCCTTAGTGGAAAGCAATATGGGAATTTATATCATTAAAAAAGAAAATGGAAAAGCCAGATTTGTCCCTGTAAAAAAAGGAAGAATACTGAATGACACTATTGAAGTCTTCGGCGAGCTGTCAGAAGGTGACGCTATTATTAAAAAGGGAAATGAAGAGATTTTAGAAGGAAGTTTAATTAAATAATATCAACAATGACAATAGTAATCAGAAACGTATTCATTATTATTTTCAGTGCCGTTGCGCTGTCTGCATGCACTCAGGAAAAATCTAAGAAAGTTAATGTGGAGCAGCCAACAATGGCTCAACAAATGAAGCCGGAAACTTCCGGAAAGTTTGCAAAAGGGGACAGAGTTCCCAATGAAACGGTATGCATGGTTAATAATGCCTACATGGGTAAAAAACAAATAGAGGTTCCTCATGCCGGCAAAATGTATTACGGCTGCTGCGAAATGTGTGTAGGAAGGATTCCCAAGGATAAAACAGCCAGAGAAGCCATAGATCCATTCAGTGGAAAAACAATAGACAAAGCAGGTGCTTATATTGTTATGATCAGTGACGAAGGTGAAGTAGCTTATTTTGAAAATGAAGAGAACTATAAGAGATTTTTAGCACAGCATTCATAGTTATATTTTCCTGATTATTGTTTTTAATAATCAGAACCCTCGCAGGCTTACAATCTGCGGGGGTTTGTTATTATCATTTCTTTCAACAAAAAAAGACAGGCTTTAAAAAACCTGTCTTTTAAAAATATCTCAGATATAATTTTACTCTACGTTGATTACCTTTTCGATTTCCGGAGCATGTTGCTTAATTGTATTTTCAACACCTAGCTTTAAGGTTGAAAAATTCAATGAGCACCCGGAACAGTTACCTAAAAGTTTCACAAACACCTGATTATCTTTCACATCAATAAGCTCAATATCACCACCGTCTTTATTCAAAAACGGTCTGATGCTTTCCAGAGCTTCCATTACTCTTGTTACGGTATCTTCGTGCGTTATGTTTGTTTCCATATTTTTCAGTTCAATTTGGTTCTTTCAAGTATATTGAAAGCTATTATTATTTTGCTTTTGGCGAACATCCGGCCATTGTTGAAATCTTCACGGCTTCGGTAGGAGGAAGATTTTTATTCCTTTCCACCAAGCTTTCTACCATTTTTCTGGCAGTTTCTGTATAGATATCTGCAATTTTAGATCCATCCTGAAGCGCTGCCGGTCTCCCTACATCTCCTGCTTCTCTGATGCTTTGGATCAAAGGAATCTCTCCCAATACAGGAATTCCAAGATCTTCAGCTAAATATTGTGCTCCCTGGTTCCCAAAGATATAATATTTATTGTCAGGAAGTTCTTCCGGTGTAAAATATGCCATATTTTCGATCAATCCCAGAACCGGAATATTGATGCTTTCCATCTGGAACATAGCAATTCCTTTTCTTACGTCTGCCAATGCAACATGCTGAGGTGTACTTACAATCACCGCACCAGTTACCGGTACTTCCTGAATAATTGACAAGTGAATATCACCTGTTCCCGGAGGAAGATCGATTAATAAGAAATCCAATTCTCCCCATGCCGCATCTCTGATCATCTGGTTCAAAGCTTTTGAAGCCATAGGACCTCTCCATACTACAGCCTGATTCGCTCCTGAGAAATATCCTATTGAAAGCATTTTCACGCCATAATTCTCAACAGGTTTCATCATACTCTTTCCATTTACTTCTACAGAAATAGGTTTTTCACCTTCTGTATCAAACATGGTAGGAACTGAAGGACCATAGATATCAGCATCTAATAATCCTACTTTAAAGCCCATTTTAGCTAGGGTTACTGCCATATTTGCAGAAACTGTAGATTTCCCTACCCCTCCTTTACCGGAAGCAATAGCGATAATATTTTGAATTCCAGGAATTTGTTTTCCTTTGATCTGACTTTGCTGAATTTCACTAGGCTCCGGAGAAACGATTTTAAGTTTTAAATGAACCTCTTCTCCAAACTCACTGGCAAAAGCCTGTTTCATTGCTGCCTCCAGTTTTTTCTTTTCGTGCATTGCAGGCGAATGAGCGGTCATGTCAATATAAACATCGTTACCCATAATCTGAAGATTATTCACCAAATCGTCTACTTCTATTTCTTTAAGGAAATCCTGAACCTTTTCTTTCGTCAACATATAAATATAAATTGTTTACAAATTTACGGATTTTTTCGGTAATTTAGAATCAATAAAATCTATAATATCAGGTGATAAATCAGATCGTTAAAAATTTCTTATTTCTGTTTTTTTATCCTGACAA
This region of Chryseobacterium culicis genomic DNA includes:
- a CDS encoding efflux RND transporter permease subunit; amino-acid sequence: MNLIKFALRRPISVMVLVLGLLFFGIKAAKDVKVDILPDMNLPVVYVAHSFNGYTPQQMEGYFTKMYVNMLLFTNGIKSIESKNTQGLTLMKVNFYEGTNMGEAIAQINALSTRSQVFLPPGAPPPFIIRFDSSSQPVGQLVFRSNTKTNNELQDIANFNARPFLIAIPGLTTAPPFGGSPRTIEINVDPVKLRAHHMSPEQVVEAISRNNITSPSGNVYIGETNYLTPTNNTVKKVEELGDIPLFKGTADNVYIRDVATVKDGADIATGYALIDGKRSVYINIAKASNASTLEVVNKLKKSLPKIQRNMPDDVQISYEFDQSVYISNALKSLAVEGVLGALLTGLMVMLFLNDRRAALIVIMTIPISIISGVLFLKLFGQSINIMSLSGLALAIGILVDESTVTIENIHQHFAMGKTRAQAIWDACQEIAFPKLLIMLCILAVFAPAFMMSGIPGSLFMPLAMAIGFSMIVSFVLSQTFVPVMANWMMKHDPKTCENHRPNWFTKFRDRFTVFLSSLMKRKKMMVSLSLASVLCLGTGLYQITGKDVLPAVNSRQFQVRIKAAEGTRIEVTEIKVKKFLEHLKGKVGKDNIAISSVFIGQHPSTFAVSPIYLYNAGPHEALIQVALKKFDGNSDELKDELRKYYKEKMPDLQISFEPIELTEKILSQGTNTPIEIRVSGMMKKMNRMYAEKLLTKLKEIEYMRDQQIPQSMSYPALQINIDRTRAAQLGLDAQDIAKSLVTATASTRYTNKNFWVGGMMGIAYDVQVQTPQNILNSKEELASLPLSKNSDRPVLGDVATITPSKELGESYNLGTMGYTTITANIHKTDLEQASKDVKKAIESLGELPKGVNIELSGMSPVLDETMNSLSSGLLIAAAVIFLMLAATFQSFRVSLVILTTVPFVIVGSLALLKITGSTLNLQSYMGLIMSVGVSIANAVLLISNAEMIRKSTGNASEAGIEAARLRIRPIIMTTLAMAAGMLPMAIGFGEGGDQVSPLGRAVIGGLIFSTFSVLVILPLVFGWIQNNASIISPSLDPEDEESIHYSNTHS
- a CDS encoding efflux RND transporter periplasmic adaptor subunit, with translation MKNILYTAAILSFLVIPVSCNQEKETPKPETKPMMMNSMETVIVKKSNPKVDLKLPGELVPDQETALFAKVQSYVKKINVDIGSYVSAGQVLMILEAPEIQSQAASAKAKWQAQEAIYTSTKSSYERMYRANETRGAIAKDALDQITARKLSDQAQLNAAKSAYHELQDINRYLVIRAPFSGVITERNVDLGAYVGPMGGAPLLVVQNTSKLRLSLSVPEANVPYLSVGDTVSFRVNALPEKSFKARISRKSGSLDLKLRSEKIEADFINHSKELKPFMIAESTIPLQNNEATFFIPRSALVESNMGIYIIKKENGKARFVPVKKGRILNDTIEVFGELSEGDAIIKKGNEEILEGSLIK
- a CDS encoding NifU family protein; translation: METNITHEDTVTRVMEALESIRPFLNKDGGDIELIDVKDNQVFVKLLGNCSGCSLNFSTLKLGVENTIKQHAPEIEKVINVE
- a CDS encoding Mrp/NBP35 family ATP-binding protein — encoded protein: MLTKEKVQDFLKEIEVDDLVNNLQIMGNDVYIDMTAHSPAMHEKKKLEAAMKQAFASEFGEEVHLKLKIVSPEPSEIQQSQIKGKQIPGIQNIIAIASGKGGVGKSTVSANMAVTLAKMGFKVGLLDADIYGPSVPTMFDTEGEKPISVEVNGKSMMKPVENYGVKMLSIGYFSGANQAVVWRGPMASKALNQMIRDAAWGELDFLLIDLPPGTGDIHLSIIQEVPVTGAVIVSTPQHVALADVRKGIAMFQMESINIPVLGLIENMAYFTPEELPDNKYYIFGNQGAQYLAEDLGIPVLGEIPLIQSIREAGDVGRPAALQDGSKIADIYTETARKMVESLVERNKNLPPTEAVKISTMAGCSPKAK